The Pseudanabaena galeata CCNP1313 genome includes a region encoding these proteins:
- a CDS encoding homoserine dehydrogenase, protein MTYKVGLLGLGTVGTGVAKIFQDPAGRHPLLPDIEIARVGVRSLDKQRDVAIASSIVTDDLAAIVSDPEIDIVVEVIGGIEPAKSLILKAIANGKHVVTANKAVIARHGNEIFTAAKQKGVYVMLEAAACGGIPVIQALKQSLGGNRISELTGIVNGTTNYILSRMYFEGADFDATLAEAQQLGYAEADPTADVDGYDAADKMAILASLAFGDRVKLEDIYREGIRSITSADIGYAKELGFTIKLLGIARRTDHKNDIDLEIRVHPTLIPIQHPLANIHGVTNAVRIEGDPIGEVVFSGPGAGAGATASAVVADIINVVAALKSMPNQVNQLMGCSHEHYAKIAPIENTVNQFYARLLTHDKPGVIGDLGTAFGKHCVSLNAILQKNTSHDGLAEIVVVTQRVSEYNFQQAIAAIRQLTTLHSIPTILRVL, encoded by the coding sequence GTGACATATAAAGTTGGACTTCTCGGATTAGGAACAGTTGGCACAGGTGTTGCCAAAATTTTCCAAGACCCTGCGGGTCGCCATCCTTTGCTACCTGATATCGAAATCGCGCGGGTAGGTGTGCGATCGCTAGACAAGCAGCGTGATGTGGCGATCGCTTCCAGCATTGTCACAGATGATTTGGCTGCGATAGTTAGTGATCCTGAGATCGATATTGTGGTTGAGGTTATTGGCGGAATTGAGCCAGCCAAAAGTTTGATTTTAAAAGCGATCGCCAATGGCAAACATGTTGTTACCGCGAATAAAGCCGTAATTGCTAGACATGGCAATGAAATTTTTACTGCCGCCAAACAAAAAGGCGTATATGTAATGCTAGAAGCTGCTGCCTGTGGTGGTATTCCTGTGATTCAAGCCCTTAAGCAAAGTCTCGGCGGTAATCGCATCAGTGAATTGACAGGAATCGTCAACGGCACAACTAATTACATTCTTAGCCGCATGTATTTTGAGGGTGCTGATTTTGACGCAACCCTTGCTGAAGCTCAACAATTGGGCTATGCAGAAGCTGATCCCACCGCCGATGTCGATGGCTATGATGCTGCCGATAAAATGGCGATTTTGGCAAGTCTTGCCTTTGGCGATCGCGTCAAACTTGAGGACATTTACCGAGAGGGTATTCGCTCGATCACTAGTGCTGATATTGGCTATGCTAAAGAGTTAGGCTTTACAATTAAGCTCTTAGGAATTGCGCGGCGTACCGATCACAAAAATGACATTGATTTGGAAATTCGGGTACATCCTACGCTAATCCCGATTCAACATCCCCTTGCGAATATTCATGGTGTCACTAATGCCGTTCGCATTGAAGGCGATCCCATTGGTGAAGTTGTTTTTTCAGGTCCCGGCGCAGGTGCAGGCGCAACCGCTAGTGCTGTGGTTGCCGACATTATCAATGTTGTGGCAGCCTTGAAATCTATGCCCAATCAAGTAAATCAATTAATGGGCTGCTCCCATGAGCATTACGCTAAAATTGCCCCAATTGAAAACACCGTAAATCAGTTCTATGCACGACTGCTAACCCATGATAAACCTGGGGTGATCGGCGATCTGGGTACTGCTTTTGGTAAACACTGCGTTAGCTTGAATGCAATTTTACAAAAAAATACAAGTCATGATGGGTTAGCTGAAATTGTGGTGGTAACGCAAAGGGTCAGTGAGTACAACTTCCAACAGGCGATCGCTGCCATTCGCCAGTTAACTACTTTGCATAGTATCCCCACGATCCTAAGAGTTCTCTAA
- a CDS encoding DUF1830 domain-containing protein: MFNIQAQKINSSNLESQFNQSICIYRNDTESAQIIRIAQPNVSFFERVVFPNQSIQFAAPADALLEICECVFSGLIHADTIPCSQIAVVDMDMNMGLNLSNSKESSKEALMAIAA, encoded by the coding sequence ATGTTTAATATACAAGCGCAAAAAATTAATTCCAGCAACTTAGAATCTCAATTTAATCAATCAATCTGCATTTATCGTAACGACACCGAGTCTGCGCAAATTATTCGCATAGCTCAACCTAATGTTAGTTTTTTTGAAAGAGTAGTATTCCCAAATCAAAGTATCCAATTTGCGGCTCCAGCAGATGCCTTACTAGAAATCTGTGAATGTGTTTTTTCTGGTTTAATTCATGCTGATACAATTCCTTGTTCTCAAATTGCTGTTGTCGATATGGACATGAATATGGGACTGAATTTATCAAACTCAAAAGAGTCGAGTAAAGAGGCTTTGATGGCGATCGCCGCTTAG